The Thamnophis elegans isolate rThaEle1 chromosome Z, rThaEle1.pri, whole genome shotgun sequence genome contains a region encoding:
- the CCNB1IP1 gene encoding E3 ubiquitin-protein ligase CCNB1IP1: MSVCEDMLLCNYRKCRITLSGYAWVTACSHIFCDQHGSGEFSRSPAVCPACASALSGKLDIVRIELSPSEEYKAMVLAGLRPEIILDISSRALAFWTYQVHQERLYQEYTYSKAEGCLKQMETVYTQQLQSKDMELTSMKSEVSSLKKVLEEYKKKFTELSEKLMERNRQYQKLQGLYDSLRLRNIALANQEAGQEPPMMPPPGVFGFPLGNSARLSRNTTPIQGRCGEGDFNFKPIFASSPPMAESAKSFFSFTSPDNDLEHHTGGSRAYKIKRM; the protein is encoded by the exons ATGTCTGTCTGTGAAGATATGCTTCTTTGCAATTATCGCAAATGTCGAATCACACTTTCAGGCTATGCGTGGGTCACGGCCTGCTCACATATCTTCTGTGACCAACATGGCAGTGGAGAGTTCAGTCGATCGCCAGCAGTCTGTCCCGCTTGTGCCAGTGCCTTGTCTGGCAAATTGGACATTGTTCGGATAGAGCTCAGTCCTTCAGAAGAATATAAAGCCATGGTATTAGCTGGCTTGCGCCCAGAAATTATTCTGGATATCAGTTCTAGGGCTTTGGCTTTCTGGACATATCAG GTCCACCAAGAGCGTTTGTATCAAGAATACACCTACAGCAAAGCAGAGGGCTGTCTGAAGCAAATGGAGACAGTCTACACCCAGCAACTCCAGAGCAAAGATATGGAGCTGACGTCTATGAAGAGCGAAGTCTCTTCCTTAAAGAAAGTATTGGAGGAATACAAAAAGAAATTCACCGAGCTCTCAGAGAAACTCATGGAGCGTAATCGTCAGTATCAAAAACTGCAGGGCTTGTATGACAGCCTGAGATTACGGAATATTGCTCTGGCCAATCAGGAGGCAGGCCAAGAGCCTCCCATGATGCCTCCGCCTGGTGTCTTTGGTTTCCCTCTGG GTAACTCAGCCAGGCTCTCTAGGAACACTACACCTATCCAGGGCCGGTGTGGTGAAGGGGACTTCAATTTCAAACCCATCTTTGCCTCCTCTCCACCCATGGCTGAGTCTGCCAAGAGCTTCTTTTCCTTTACCTCTCCGGACAATGATTTGGAACACCACACAGGAGGCAGCAGAGCTTATAAAATTAAGAGAATGTAA
- the TTC5 gene encoding tetratricopeptide repeat protein 5: protein MAEDEEENSQARQRLQELVDHLYHFRDHYFENHSVEDAGKKQQDVQEEMEKTLQKMEAIDGLSEGRSYILMLKGKALNVSADYNAQSEELLSKAVKLDPELVEAWNQLGEVYWKKGDVSAAHTCFSGALGHRKNKVSLQNLSMVLRQLRSASPDEHAQNVMDSVRQAKLAVQMDMRDGRSWYVLGNAYLSLFFNTGQNPKISQQALGAYAQAEKVDPTASCNPDLHLNRATLSKYEENYMEALEGFSRAVTLDPTWLEPQQREQQLMDFLERLTGLLENKGKVKGKKLQSMLGSLRPSHLGPWGDGHYQGPSGQKVELQRRSLSALQPGVNTGTVILGKVLFSLTTEEKVPFTFGLVDSLEGPCFAVTVYNMVQSWGVLIGDSVAIPEPHLRHHHIQHRNKSFTFSGLRVESPLLLVVNGKVQGSQNQAASTVAYQAQSE from the exons atggccgaGGACGAAGAAGAAAACTCGCAAGCCCGGCAACGTTTGCAG GAATTGGTCGACCACCTCTATCATTTCCGAGATCACTATTTCGAGAATCACAGTGTGGAAGATGCTGGGAAAAAGCAACAGGATGTTCAGGAAGAGATGGAGAAGACTCTTCAAAAAATGGAAGCCATTGATG GTTTATCAGAAGGGAGATCTTACATTTTGATGCTTAAGGGGAAAGCTTTGAATGTATCAGCAGACTACAACGCCCAGTCTGAAGAATTGCTTTCCAAAGCGGTCAAGCTGGACCCGGAATTGGTGGAGGCGTGGAATCAATTAGGCGAGGTTTACTGGAAaaagggtgatgtctctgcagcACATACTTGCTTCTCTGGAGCACTCGGACAC CGTAAGAACAAAGTCTCCTTGCAGAACCTCTCCATGGTGTTACGGCAGTTGCGCTCAGCTTCTCCCGATGAACATGCACAAAATGTGATGGACAGTGTGCGGCAAGCCAAGCTGGCTGTGCAGATGGACATGCGCGATGGACGCTCTTGGT ATGTGCTGGGCAATGCCTACCTCTCCTTGTTCTTCAATACGGGACAGAACCCCAAGATCTCCCAGCAAGCACTGGGTGCCTATGCACAAGCA gAAAAGGTGGATCCCACTGCTTCTTGTAATCCAGATTTGCATCTCAATCGAGCCACG CTTTCTAAGTATGAAGAAAATTACATGGAAGCCTTGGAGGGGTTTTCACGGGCCGTAACCCTTGACCCGACTTGGCTGGAACCTCAACAACGAGAGCAGCAACTCATGGATTTCCTTGAGAGACTAACTGGACTCCTTGAAAACAAG GGCAAGGTGAAAGGCAAGAAGCTGCAAAGCATGTTGGGAAGCTTGCGTCCCTCCCACCTGGGCCCTTGGGGTGATGGACATTATCAGGGGCCTTCAGGTCAGAAGGTAGAACTACAGAGACGATCCCTCAGTGCCTTGCAACCTGGTGTTAACACGGGTACAGTGATCTTGGGGAAGGTGTTGTTCAGCCTGACTACTGAGGAAAAAGTGCCTTT CACCTTTGGATTGGTGGACTCTCTTGAAGGCCCCTGTTTTGCTGTTACTGTTTACAACATGGTTCAAAGCTGGGGGGTCCTAATTGGGGACTCGGTGGCCATCCCTGAACCTCATCTTCGGCACCATCACATCCAACACCGGAACAAA AGTTTTACTTTTTCTGGTCTCCGGGTAGAGTCTCCCCTGCTTCTCGTCGTGAACGGCAAAGTTCAAGGATCCCAAAACCAGGCTGCTTCGACTGTTGCCTACCAGGCACAAAGTGAA